A region of the Arenibacter antarcticus genome:
GTACCAGCACCGAAAAATTAGAAGTATTAGAAGTTCAACCTGCAAAAAATAATGGATTAGATGGCAGTCTTTTGGCGTGTTCTATCTGTAAGGATCAGGTAGAGAATCCAGATAACACTGATCCAAATCATTGGCGATGTTTAAATGATAGTATGTGGAGCGAACATACTCCTGTAAAAGTTATTGCCTGGAGAATGCTTAGCAGGCTTAGAAATGAAGGTTGGCCACAAGATCTTTTGGATATGATGTATCTAGAAGAGGATGAGTTGGAATGGGCCAAAGCCACTGGGGAAGGTGCCCCTTCCGAAAATCAAATTATTCATCGCGATAGCAATGGTGTAGTAATTGAAGCTGGGGACAGTGTGGTACTTATAAAAGATTTACCAGTAAAGGGATCTAGTATGATCGCCAAAAGAGGAACTGCCGTAAGACGTGTTTCCTTGGATCACGAAAATGCAGAATTTATAGAAGGTAAGGTAGATGGACAACAAATTGTGATCCTGACTAAGTTTGTAAAAAAACTATAGGACGATTTAGTAGTAGAACTGAGTATTGAGTCCTTCCCTAGGGCAAGGCCCGAGAACACGGACTTTAGCTTACAGAATTTTGGGTATTTTTATGGAAATAAGGGGTTATAAGGGGTATGCATGTGGTAATGTTGAATTCATAAATAAACAATAAATTAGATCCTCCAATTTCTTAGGAATCAACTATTAGACCAATGACCAGGAACGATGCTTATGCCGCATTAAGATACAAGGAATTCAATATTTTTTTGTTGGTGCGTTTTGCAATGGTATTCGCATGGTCCATGCAATTCATTGTTATAGAATGGGAGGTATACTCCCTCACCAAGAATCCTTTATCCCTAGGAATTATAGGTCTTATGGAAGTAATACCTGCAGTTTCCCTAGCACTTTTCGCTGGGCATATTGTAGATCAAAAAGAAAAAAAGGGATTGCTTATAAAATGCATTTTAGGCTTTTCTGTGATCAGTCTGGGGCTTTTTTTATTGACTTGGCCAGTTGTAGTGGGCGATTGGTCCAAAAATAAAATATTGTACTCCATTTATTTTTTAGTCTTCCTAGGTGGAATAGTTCGCGCTTTTTTAGGACCGACTATTTTTTCGCTGTTCGCATTAATCGTACCAAAAAAAGTGTATCCAAACGCTGCAACATGGAGCAGTTCAGTATGGCAAATGGGTGCAGTGTTGGGACCGGCCTTAGCAGGATTTAGTATTAACTGGATTGGGGTGCACTGGTCCATGTGCCTTATATTTTCCTTTTCTTTAATGGCCATACTTACGCTTACCAAAATCAAAAAAAAGCCCATCTTAAATCCTAATATCGGGGAACCGGTGATAAAAAGCCTTAAAGAAGGGATTAAATTTGTATTTGGCACCAAAATTATTCTTGGTGCGTTGACATTGGATATGATTGCGGTCCTTTTTGGTGGCGCTGTGGCACTTCTCCCCATCTATGCCCAAGACATTTTAAAAGTAGGCCCAGAAGGCTTTGGTGTTTTAAGGGCCGCTCCGGCAGTAGGTGCCCTGATCATAATGTTCACCTCAGCCCATTTCCCCTTAAATAAAAATGCTGGAATGAAATTATTGGGGGCTATTTTTGGATTTGGAATCTGTATCATTGTTTTCGGTGTTTCTACCTGGTTTTGGGTGTCGGTAATTGCCTTGTTTTTAAGTGGGGTTACAGATGGCATTTCCATGGTTATACGGCAAACCATCCTACAATTAAGGACACCCGACCATATGCGCGGTAGGGTAGCCTCTGTAAATTCCATGTTTGTAGGTTCCTCTAACGAATTGGGCGCTTTTGAAAGTGGACTTACCGCCAAGCTAATGGGAACTGTTACCGCTGTGGTCTTTGGTGGTTGTATGACGCTGGCAACGGTTTTCTTTACTGGAGCCATTTCCCCAACTTTTAGAAAATTGGATTTACGTAAAGATCTCGAAGATCATGAAAACAGTACACAGTGAACAGAATATTGTTAATTATTACTACTCTAGAAAAGGCCACCCTAATTTCAACACATAGCATTTGGTAGGCCACAAAACCCAATTTATAGTCCTATATTTACCTGTCAATAAAAGATAGATAGGGAGATGGAATGCATCAGTGTTTTCGACATGCTCAAAATTGGGATTGGACCATCTAGTTCCCACACTTTAGGGCCGTGGCGTGCCGCAGAACGATTTATAGGGGAGCTAAATGCGAAAAATGTATTTCACTCCATAACTAGTATACGGATAGAAGCTTACGGCTCCTTGGCCCTTACAGGGAAAGGACATGCTACCGACATCGCTTTAATGATGGGATTAACAGGTGCCGATCCAGTAACCGTGCCCATTGAAAATATAGAGGGAATCATTCAAAAAATTAAGGAACTAAAAATACTTCGTTTAAACAATACTCTGGAACTTCCATTCGACCCTAAGTTAGACATTGTCTTTGTTCGGGAATTCCTACCCTTTCATGCCAATGGAATGATCTTTAAAGCTACACTCGCTAATGGCAAGAAAATCAAGGAAACCTATTATTCTATTGGTGGGGGATTTGTAGTAAAAGAAGAAAGGGCCATCTCCAAAAAAAATATTAAAGTATTTAAAACCTTTCCGTTTCCTATACAAAACGGGGTAGAACTTTTGGCAGCTTGTAAAACTGAGCAAAAATCCATCTCGGAACTAGTTCTGGAAAACGAACGTTCCCTTCGTACCGATGCGGAAATAGATGAAGGCTTACATCATATCTGGGATACCATGTTAGGTTCTATGTACACTGGCTGTCATACCGAAGGCCATTTGCCCGGTGGCCTCAACGTTAGGAGAAGGGCATACGACTCACATTTAAAATTAATTGGGGACCATCCCTACTCCACTCCGGAGGAATGGCTACAGACCATACGTAAAACAGAGGTGAAATTTCGTTCTATCCTTAAGTGGGTGAGTTGTTTTGCACTTAGTGTCAATGAGGTAAACGCCTCTTTGGGAAGAGTGGTAACTGCTCCCACCAACGGAAGTGCAGGAGTTATCCCAGCTGTTCTCATGTATTATATGGTAATTGAAAACCACGAAGCTAGCTTTGATCACATAAAACAATTTCTGCTTGTTGCGGGAGAAGTAGGCAGTATCTTCAAGAAAGGTGCCACCATCTCTGCAGCCATGGGTGGGTGTCAGGCCGAAATTGGAGTTTCTTCCTCTATGGCAGCTGCAGCCTTGACCGAACTTATGGGCGGCACCCCAGAACAGGTGCTAATGGCAGCAGAAATTGCTATGGAACACCACCTCGGACTCACTTGTGACCCCATAGGTGGATTGGTGCAGATTCCATGCATAGAACGCAACTCCATGGGTGCCATAAAGGCTATTAATGCGGCGGAACTAGCACTGGACTCAGACCCTTCAAATGCTAAGGTCCCCCTAGACAAGGTAGTGAACACTATGTGGGAAACCGCCAAAGACATGAGTACCAAATACAAGGAAACCTCGGAAGGAGGCCTTGCTGTAGGAGTGTATTTAAGTGATTGTTGATTTTGATTCGTATCATGCAGGGTGTATTGAGTCCCCCCTCAGGCCTTAAAAAATGAACTTTATTAAACCAACTTATTAGTACACTACTACATTAGTTTAATTTCAAATCTTCAAATTAGCACATCTTCAAATTAACTCATTTTAAAACTACCCCATTGTTCCATTTTTACATTGTTTCCATTGCTACATGAACCATTAGTATCCATTTCCAAATCTTCACATTAACTCATTTTCAAATTGTTAATCTCAATAATCCTAACATCCTGACTACATAGAAATGTCGCATTCTGATAATTAAGTCAAAATACAATGTAAATCATGTAAAATATACGAGGTATAGTAATCGTAAACAAGGTTATTTTGTAATGGAGTAAAATGTGCTCTTTTAATCAACCAAAATTTATATTGACATGAGAACTTATTTCAAAAATTTAGCATGGTCCCTCCTGTTGCTATCCCTTGCCTGTGCAAAAGCTCCAAAGCAAGATGATTCAACCGCATCCATGCCAGTATATAAGGATGTCCCCTACCCTCAGGATTACAGCATTAAATATGCAATCAATAAGGAAGACCTAAACTTATTTTCGGCCCATATGGATAGGAATCAATTAATTCAGGTTGCTTCCTCACAAGGCATACTACGCACCCACGACGGTCAATTCCTTTATCCAGGAATTCTAATGGAGGATAAAACCTACAGACCACTAACTGATAAAAAAATTACCGCCATTACTCTGTACAAAAATCAATTTATTTATTTAGATGATAAAGCGGTACTAAGCAATGCTTGGGCAGGAACCTTATATCTAAAACACAATTTACCCAGGGCCACCATTTTTTCTGCTGGAAAGGATTTTGGTTTTTTAATAAGCGACGGTGGGACCCTTCAATATGTATCCAAAAGCAATAATTCATGGACAGGGGCATTCGCCAATGATACTGTACTTACTATTAAATTTGACCACAACTCCAACACTTTCTATATCCTGGGGAAAAATTCAATTGCTGCTTTTGATCCCCAAAAGCAAACCTTGACAACAATTTTTAAAGGGGAAAAATTTAATTCCTTGGCCATTTTAGGCAACAAATTAATTGTCGGCACCTTGGATGGATATATGGAAGTAGCATCGGACACTGGGAAAAAAATTGGGGAAACCCATAAAAATTTACCGTGGACAGAAATAACTTATATAGAGAATATAGATGGAAATCTATGGTTTGGCTCTACAAAAGGTGCTTTTATGTTGAGGGAAGACGGCAAATTTAATTACTATTACGGGAAAAGGTGGTTGCCGGGAAATATGGTCAATCATATTTCAAAAGCAAACGATGGTTCTATCCTAATCCTTACCGATGCTGGACTAGGTCAGATTGTATATAAGGAAATGACCCTTTATGATAAAGCACAGTATTATGAAAAACAAGTTCGGAATAGGCACATTCGCTTAGGGTTTAATTCCTCACTAGTGGATCTGGATAATGGAAATATTGATTCTGGCCGACTTTCTGATTCCGATAACGATGGACTTTGGACGACAATGTGTTTGGCAGGAGAAGTATTCCGTTATGCCGTTACAGAATCGGAAGATGCCCTGCAGAACTGTATGGAATCTATGGATGCCATGGAACGTCTTTTCAATATAAATAAAGTTCCCGGATTCCCTTCCCGTTCCTTTGAGCGCAGTGGGTATATAGAACGTCTAGGAGATCCTGAAAGATGGCAGCATACAGATGATCCTGAATGGGACTGGAAATCTACTACCAGCAGTGATGAGGCTATAGGCCATATATTTGCCTATGGTGTAATGGCAGAACTAATGGATAACGAGTTGAAGGACCGTGCCATTGTGCTGATTGACACCCTTATGAGCCACATCGTGAGGAATGACATGTATATGGTGGACTTTGATGGCAAACCTACCACTTGGGGAAGATGGAACCCTGAATATGTAAATGCACGCCCCAAGATGGTGGGCGATAGAAAGATAAATGCTTCCAATATTATTGGGATGTTGCAAACGGCCTATCATTTTACTGGTAAAGAAAAGTATAAGGAGAAAGCCTTCGACCTAATGGAAAATCACGGGTATTTAGACAACCTTATGTGGCCTATGAAAGATGTTGCCATGGCTCCGGATGATGCGGACGACTGGAGTAAAATGCTATCTGAATCCTGGAACCATTCCGACGACGAAATGTATTTTGTAGGATATTGGGGCCTGTATAAGTATGCCTTTAACGATACCCTTAAAACAAAATTCAAGGAAGCTATCATAGACCACTGGGAAATTGAAAGACCAGAAAAAGAAGGCGCTTGGAATATTATGACTGCATTGACAGGCACACAAGAATTTGATCTAGAAGAAGCTGCATGGTATCTTAGGGAGCACCCTATGGATCTCGTGACTTGGGATATTATGAACAGTCACAGAAAGGACATCACCTTTATGGAACCCAATTTTAGAAATCAAACTATCACCGAAGTGTTGCCACCGGATGAAAGGCCTGTACAACGCCACAATGGCAATATGTTTCGGTTAGACAGGATTGGAAAGGATGGCGGAGAAGAATATTCTGCAGGGGATATTTGGCTCCTCCCCTATTGGATGGGAAGATATTTGGGTGTGATCAGTGCACCGGTTAATTAGTCATTAGTACGTAG
Encoded here:
- a CDS encoding MFS transporter, which produces MTRNDAYAALRYKEFNIFLLVRFAMVFAWSMQFIVIEWEVYSLTKNPLSLGIIGLMEVIPAVSLALFAGHIVDQKEKKGLLIKCILGFSVISLGLFLLTWPVVVGDWSKNKILYSIYFLVFLGGIVRAFLGPTIFSLFALIVPKKVYPNAATWSSSVWQMGAVLGPALAGFSINWIGVHWSMCLIFSFSLMAILTLTKIKKKPILNPNIGEPVIKSLKEGIKFVFGTKIILGALTLDMIAVLFGGAVALLPIYAQDILKVGPEGFGVLRAAPAVGALIIMFTSAHFPLNKNAGMKLLGAIFGFGICIIVFGVSTWFWVSVIALFLSGVTDGISMVIRQTILQLRTPDHMRGRVASVNSMFVGSSNELGAFESGLTAKLMGTVTAVVFGGCMTLATVFFTGAISPTFRKLDLRKDLEDHENSTQ
- a CDS encoding L-serine ammonia-lyase, translating into MECISVFDMLKIGIGPSSSHTLGPWRAAERFIGELNAKNVFHSITSIRIEAYGSLALTGKGHATDIALMMGLTGADPVTVPIENIEGIIQKIKELKILRLNNTLELPFDPKLDIVFVREFLPFHANGMIFKATLANGKKIKETYYSIGGGFVVKEERAISKKNIKVFKTFPFPIQNGVELLAACKTEQKSISELVLENERSLRTDAEIDEGLHHIWDTMLGSMYTGCHTEGHLPGGLNVRRRAYDSHLKLIGDHPYSTPEEWLQTIRKTEVKFRSILKWVSCFALSVNEVNASLGRVVTAPTNGSAGVIPAVLMYYMVIENHEASFDHIKQFLLVAGEVGSIFKKGATISAAMGGCQAEIGVSSSMAAAALTELMGGTPEQVLMAAEIAMEHHLGLTCDPIGGLVQIPCIERNSMGAIKAINAAELALDSDPSNAKVPLDKVVNTMWETAKDMSTKYKETSEGGLAVGVYLSDC
- a CDS encoding alkylphosphonate utilization protein translates to MNIERELGKRSNHKCELCTSTEKLEVLEVQPAKNNGLDGSLLACSICKDQVENPDNTDPNHWRCLNDSMWSEHTPVKVIAWRMLSRLRNEGWPQDLLDMMYLEEDELEWAKATGEGAPSENQIIHRDSNGVVIEAGDSVVLIKDLPVKGSSMIAKRGTAVRRVSLDHENAEFIEGKVDGQQIVILTKFVKKL